Below is a genomic region from Leptotrichia shahii.
TACAAACTTCCAAAGTCTGGTTATCTGTATTACCAAATATAACTATTGAACTAAATAAAAGAAGAAAAAGAAAAATTATTTTTTTCTTAAACATTAAATCTAAAGAACATAACATCCCCATCTTGCACAATATACTCTTTCCCTTCAAGCCTCATTGCACCTTTCTCTTTAGATCCATTCCATCCATTTAGCTCAATAAATTTATCAAACGAAACAACTTCTGCACGAATAAATCCTTTTTCAATATCCGTATGAATTTCACTAGCTGATTTTTGTGCATTTGTTCCTTGCTTAATTGTCCAAGCTCTGACTTCCTTCACTCCAGCCGTAAAATATGTAATTAATCCCAATAATTTAAATCCAGCACGAATTAATCTATTTAAACTTGGCTCTTTAATTCCAAGTTCATCAATAAACATTTGTCTTTCCTCTTCATCTTCAATTTCGATTAATTCAGCCTCCACTTTTGCCGAAAAAGTCACAACTTCGCTGTCATACTGTTTTGCAAATTCCCTAACTTTTTTTACATAGTCGTTTTCAGTCCCGCTTGTCAAGTCATCTTCAGAAATATTTGCCGCAAACATCATTGGTTTTACTGTCAAAAATTGATAAACTTTTATTAATTCTTCTTCCCTTTGAGTAAATTCTAAAGTTTTTAACAATTTAAATTCTTCCAAATGTGCCTTACATCTTTCAAGAACTGCAAGTAATTCCTTTCCTTCAGCGTTTCCGCCACGAGCCAGTTTCTGGTTTTTCTGAATTGCTCTTTCAACAGTTTCCAAATCAGCAAAAATAAGTTCCGCATTGATTGTTTCAATATCTCTAATTGGATCGACGCTTCCTTCCACATGAATAATGTTGTCATCGTCAAAACATCTTACAACTTGACAAATTGCAGCTGTATTTCTAATATTTGACAAAAACTGATTCCCAAGCCCTTCTCCTTTAGAAGCACCTTTCACAAGCCCTGCAATATCCACAAATTCAACTGTCGCTCCAACCGTTCTCTCTGGATTAATGATTTTTTCTAATTCTTTTAACCGTGGATCTGGTACACTCACAAGCCCCACATTTGGTTCAATTGTCGCAAACGGATAATTTGCCGCTTCTGCATTTTGTGTCTTTGTTATCGCATTAAACAATGTTGATTTTCCTACATTTGGTAATCCTACAATTCCTATTCCTATCATTCTTTTTTGTTTCCTCTCTTCTTTTTTATAATTTTTCCAAAATTTTTATCAATTTCCACTTTTCCTTGTCTGTTGCCTTAAACAAATAGGAAATATCATAAATCGGCACAATCTTAATTTCTCCATAAAAATCAAATACTTTCCCAACTAAATCCTTTATATCCTCTTTCTCATCATTTTCCAAAAGCGACCTAGTCGCCCTTTCTCCAACTGTTACAATATATTTGGGATTTATCAAGGCAATTTGCGTTATCAAAAACTCATTGCATTGCAAAATGCTTTCCTGCTCGATTAAATTCCCATGAGAACTGCATTTTGTAAGCGTTGTAAAGTAGCATTTCTTTAAATCTAGCTTTGAATATTCCAAAAATCTTTTAAAATATTTTCCATTTTTGTCATTAAGAAGCTGCTGCTTTATATCCTCTTCCTCACTTACGCTATCCAATACAAACAGTACCTCTGCCTTTTCATTCCCTTCTCCAACAATCGGATTAATTCGAGTTTTTTCCAAGATACATTTAGTGCAAATATCGATTTCCAATTTTAAGTCATTCCACATAACTTTTCCTTTATTTATTTTTTATATTTTATAAATTCCCGTTCCTTCTTCATCAATAATTTCAATTTCCAAATGACTTTTATTTTCACGCTCCAAAATCTCATATAGCGAATTATACGCCAATTCAGGCGTATTGTTGTCTTTACTTATATGCATCAAATAAATTTTTTTCAATTTTTCATTAAGTACTTGAGCGATTAATTTTGATGCTTCTGCATTTGATAAATGACCATTTCTACCCTTTACACGATTTTTAAGTTCCCAATGATAAGGTCCTGTCATCAGCATATTATAGTCATAATTACTTTCTAGCACGATTACGTCACTATTTTTCAAATTTTCCTTAATAATATTGTTCACGCAACCAACATCACTCGCATAAGATAATTTTTTCCCTTCATACTCAAACGTATACCCTAAGCATTTTTTAGCATCGTGCATCACTTCAAAATTATTAATTACACAATTTCCGATTACAGTTTTGTCTTCCCTTATAAAATTTAAATTCTTTTTATCAATTTTTCCAATTTTTTCTTTAATAACGCCATAAGTCATTTCATGAAGATAAATTGGAATGTCATATTTTCTCGAAACAACTCCAAGTCCCTGAATATGGTCAGAATGTTCATGAGTTACAAATATTCCCGTTATATCTTCAATTTTTTTTTCAATATTATTTAATTTTTCTGCAATTTTCTTTCCACTAAACCCTGCATCCACCAAAAATTTTTTATTCCCCATCTCAATATAACTGGAATTTCCGCTGCTTCCACTTCCCAAACTTGAAAATTTCATTATTTTCCATTCTTCTTTCTAACTGAATTTTTATTTAACCCCCAAACTTCCCCCTTTTAAAATTCTCAAATTTTAAATATTTGGCGAAATAGTTCCCTTCACTTCATCATAGACCCATCCGCCTTTCCTATCTTTTTTTATTACGATTCTATTACTTTGCTCCCTATCATTCTTTATGCTTTCAGGAATTTCATAAATTTTTTCACTTCCATAAAAAGTTTCAAAATTATATTTCCCATCTGCACTTTTCACACTTCTAAGGTTATCTTCAAGCCCTGCCAATTTAGGATTTGCACCTGTTACTTCCTTAAACTTTTTTACTGCATTTTGCAATTTCACAGTTTCCACTTGAATATCTGCAGTTATAAGTTTATCAATCTTTCTTGAAAAAAGTATGATAACATTAAAAATCGCAATAATTAAAACTATAAGAAAGACTATCCCACGAAAAACAATCTTTCTAGTTATTTTTGCCCTATTATTCCCATAATAATAATCATTATCGAAAGCCATTTTCTTAAATGAAATTTAAAAATTTCATGTTCTCCCTTCTAAAAACTATTTTTTATTCTTAAAAATTGACGGTCTTACAATTACTTTTACCTGCTTTGGAATTTCTAATTTTATTTTTAATGGTCCTCTTTTAACATTGATCCATCCAAGTCCAGCAATTGCCAGTTCCTCATTTTCTTCAATTTCCACTTCGCAATTTACAAATTCATTTTTGAAATAATTTTCCTTTTCACTCTCTTGTAAAATTTCAAAAAAACTCCCATTCAACAAATCTTTCACTCTTTCCTCACGAGTTACATGGAATTTTACACTTTTTGAAGTATAAGCAGAAAAAATCGGCTTACTTCCACTTTCCAAAAGCTCATTGCCCAGCACTTTAAATCTGCAAAAAGCATCAAACATAAATACTTGATTTTCTTCCAGTTTAAAAGTCTTTCTTGAAATTTCCCCAGCTGGTACAAGTTTCAATCCACTTTCTGCACTAATAAAGTCAGAAACTCTTCCATCTGGAATAAGACCAGGCGTATCAATTATCGTAATTTCACTATTTGGAATTTTATTATTAATTGATTTTAAAGTTGTACCTGAATATTTTGAAGTTGTTATTCTATTATTTCCCAAAAGTAAATTTATAACCGAAGATTTTCCAACATTTGAAACTCCTAGAACTGTTGCCTTAACATTTTTATTTGGAAAAATATTTTTAATTTTTCTAATTATCCCATTTATTCCGTATTTGCTTTTAGCACTAATAAAGGCAATATCATCAGGCACTATATCCTCTTCAGCAAGCCTATCCTTTATCCAGTTTGAAATCTCTGCTGGATGTATAAAATCAGGCATAAGATCAATTTTATTAACCAAAATTATTGATCTATAATCCCTCAAAAAATCCAAGATTTCTTCAGTAAAGGATCCTTCAAAGTCAATAATATCAAAGATTGGCAATATTATATCTGATTTTTTTACACTTTCACTTACTTCCTTCAAATAATCCTCTCTGCCAAAATTATTCACAAGATTTTCTCCATAATTCTTAATCTTAAAACATCTTTGACAAAGCAAATTATCATGCATCAAAAATTTTTCTTCAGGAACATACCCCTCCTTATTTTTATCTTCAAACTGCAGTTCAATTCCACAGCCAATACATTTTTTTTTAATCAAAATTTCCTCCTACTTTCTTTTTTCATTAGTTATTTATAAAAGTTTAAAAATTATGATAAACACTGTATTTTTATATCTAATTTTTTATCTTCGTTCTCGCTCTTTATCATTTTTAATAAAATAAAAATTAACGTCCGATAACATAATTTTTTATTTTAAAAAAATAACAATTCCTAATTTTATATTAATTTTAGTTCCCAAAGCAAATTTATTCTTTAGCTAGTGGATGTGTACTCATATAAATATCCCGCAACAAGGATTTGCTCACGTGTGTATAAACTTGTGTTACAGCAATGCTGCTATGCCCTAAAAGCTCCTGCAGATATCGAATATCCACACCATTATTTAAAAGTTCCGTTGCAAACGAATGTCTAAACACATGCGGTGTTATTTCCTTTTCTATTCCAGCCTCATGTGCATGTGCTGAAATCAGCCTTCTAAGTGAACGTGTCGTCAATTTTTTCCCTTTACTGTTTACAATAAGCACTTCCCTAGTATAATTAGCATACTGCTTCTTTTTTTCTTCAATATATTTTATAAGCCACTTTTTCGCATTTTCGCTAAAAAAAGTAATCCGTTCCTTGGTGCCCTTTCCAATAACCCGAATTTCCCGTTCTTCAATATCAATTATAAATTCACTTAAATTAATAAGTTCAATTGAACGAAGCCCGCTGGAATAAAGCAGTTCAATAATCAATCTATCACGAATTCCAGTAATTTTTTCTGTGCTTATAACGTGCCTTAATCTGTTTAAATCATCTCGATTAATCACATTTGGTAATTCCTTTTCAAATTTCGGAACATTTATATAAGAAGCCTTATTTGTTTCAATAACTTTTATTTCTTGAAGATACTTGAAAAATGTCCTTAGTGCTGAAATTTTCCTATTTATGCTTCTTTTAGAAACAGGCTTTAATTTTGCTTTTTTATTGGAAGTTTTCGTATCTTTTGTATTTTCATCTTTTTCAAGCCTTTTAGGAGAATTTAAATAGGCAATAAATGATCTGAAAGTCATCATTTCAATTTCCTCAAAATTATGAATTTCTTCATATTCCTCAAGATACTCCATAAACTGAAGCAAATCTCGCCGATAACCTCTAATTGTATTGAAACTCTTACCAAGAATAACTTCTTCATAATATAAAAATTTATCTACATACATCACAAGATTTTCATTTTTTCTAATTTCTTGTACATCTTTATTATTTTTTTTCGTCAATTCATCATTTATAACATCTTCCATTTAAATTTCTCCAATTTTAAAAACTCTATTTTATAGTAAAACTGATTTAAAATCAAACTCAAATCCTAAACTTAGTATGATTTTTAACAGTTCAACAATTTTGGTTAGGTTCCAATATAGTTATAAAAAAGCAAAAGATTATAAACTAAATAATTTATCAAAAGCATTTTTTGAAAGCTCTATAAATTTTAAAAGTTCAGCTTGTGTAAACGTTGCTTCTTCTCCTGTTCCCTGCAGCTCGATAAATTCTCCCTTGTCATTCATTACAATGTTCATATCCACATCAGCCCTTGAATCCTCTTCATATTCCAAGTCAAGGAGCAATTCGTTATGAACTTTTCCAACACTTATTGCCGCAACTTTTGATTTTATCGGAATCTCCTTTAGTTTCCCCTGATCAATCAACTTTTCAACTGCCAGTTCCAAAGCAAGATAAGCACCTGTTATCGAAGCTGTTCTTGTTCCACCATCAGCCTGAATTACATCACAGTCGATCATTACCGTTCTTTCTCCCAGCTTTTCCAAATCTATTACTGCTCTCAATGCCCTTCCAATTAAACGCTGAATCTCCATAGTTCTTCCGCCAAGTTTCCCTTTTGCAGATTCCCTTTGAACACGTGTATGCGTTGCTCTTGGAAGCATACTGTATTCAGCAGTTATCCATCCAGAATTTGTTCCTTTTAGCCATCTTGGAATTTTATCTTCAATTGTAGCATTACAAATAACTTTTGTGTTCCCAAATTCAATTAGAACTGAACCTTCTGGATGAATGATATAATTTTTAGTTACTTTTACTTCTCGCATTTCATCATTTTTTCTGTTATTATTTCTCACATTTTCTCCTAATTTTTAATTTCTAATTATTTTCCCTTATAAAGTGGAAATTTTTCAGTTAATTTAAAAACTTGTTCTTTTACTTGGGCAATTTTTTCGCTGTCATTTATATTTCCCAAAACTGTCAGTATAAATTGTGCCACTTGTCTTGTTTCATCTTCCTTAAATCCACGAGTAGTAATCGCAGGCGTTCCCAATCTTATTCCACTTGTAACAAACGGTTTTTCAGGATCATTTGGAATAGCATTTTTGTTACAAGTTATTCCAGCTTCTTCCAATTTTGCTTCAGCTAATTTTCCAGTAACTCCCATTGGACGTAAATCTACAAGCATTAAATGGTTGTCAGTTCCTCCACTTACGATTCTAAGTCCACCTTTTACCAGTTCTTCAGATAAAACTTTTGCATTTTTTGCAACTTGTTCCTGATATTTTTTGTATTCAAGACTAAGTGCTTCTTTAAATGCAACTGCTTTTGCTGCGATTATATGAACCAATGGTCCTCCTTGTATTCCAGGAAATATTGTCTTGTCAATTTTTTTAGCAATTTCTTCATTGTTTGTCAAAATTACTCCACCACGAGGCCCTCTTAATGTTTTATGAGTTGTAGAAGTTACCACATCTGCATATTCCAATGGATTTGGATGAAGTCCAGCTGCAACAAGTCCAGCAATATGAGCCATATCCACCATTAAATATGCCCCAATTTCATCAGCAATTTCTCTAAATTTTTTAAAGTCTATTATTCTTGAATAAGCACTTGCTCCAGCAACTATCATTTTAGGCTTCTCTCTTAATGCGATTTCTCTTACTGCTTCATAGTCAATTAGTTCTGTTTCAGGATTTAATCCATATTCCAGCCCAATATAATTTTTTCCAGAAAAATTAATTTTATAACCGTGAGTCAAATGTCCACCAGCACTAAGACTCATTCCCAAAATTTTGTCCCCAGCATTAAGCAATCCAACATAGACTCCCATATTTGCTTGAGATCCAGAATGTGGCTGAACATTGGCATATTTTGCCCCAAATATTTTTTTCAATCTTTCAATCGCAAGACTTTCCACTACATCAGCATTTACACATCCTCCATAATATCTTTTCCCAGGATAACCTTCCGCATATTTATTAGTAAATACAGAACCAGCCGCTTCCATCACAGCCTTTGAAACAAAATTTTCAGATGCTATAAGCTCAATTCCCTCTTCCTGTCTTTTTTCTTCTTCCGATATCGCATTATACACTTCCAAATCAACATCTTTTATATAACTCATCTTAATCTTCCTCCTGTTTTTTATTTAATATTAACTGCCCTATCAAAGTTTATAATTTATTAAAAATAATTATAATATTAGTTATCTATTTTATAACTTGTATTTTTCTATAATTATAATAAAGAGCTTTTACTAAATCATATTCAAATGGAGAATTTAAATCTCCATATTTTATACTAAGCATAGAACGTGCATTTAATCCAGTTACAGCTGGTCTTACAAATCCATAAACATTTTTATCAAAGACTCCTGTATCAAAAAATAATTTTTTTTCTGCAGCACCTCTTACTGCACCTTCTATCGCTGAATCTGCCATACTTCCAACTGTATCTCTAAGAGTACTTGGCCCTAATCCCGGCAAAACAAGGAAAGAACCTGCTCCTATTCCATAATGTCCTAAAGTATCTCCCATTGTTTCAGAATCACGCTTCATTCCAATATTTTTAGCAACATCAGTCACTCCCAATAATCCAACAGTTGAATTTACAACAAATCTTCCAAGTGCATTTGCCGCTTTTCCAGGTTTTAATTGTAAAATTGAATTTACAAATGTCGGTATTTCACTAAAATTACTATAAAAATTTGAAATCCCTTTTCTTATTGGACTGGGAACGACTGAGGCGTATATACGTGAAGCTGGATAAGCTATTTTTCTATCAAACTGTGTATTAAAAGCATACATTCTTCTATTAAACGGCTCCATTGAATCATTTATTCCAGTCAGCTGAAAAACTTGACTTGATATAATATAATCCTCATCCAACTCTTCTAAGTTCTCTGCCAATACTCCATAACCATCTTGTTCAAAGGCAATATATTTATTTGTATCAGGTTTATTCTTCTTCGTTTCTATATTCGTCTTTTTAACTAGACCAATACTTTTATCAGGTGTATACGGTGTTTTTCCATCTACAAATTCAATAAAAAGGCTATCATCTGCTTCTTTATTACTTTCTTCCAAAAACATCACAGTATCTTCATTTTTTATTTCCATTAGTTCAGCTTGTCCAACCACTGCAACAGCAAACATGGCTCCAAGTATTAATAATTTATTTTCCCTTGCCATAATCTAATTTTCCTCCAATTTATTTACCATCAAATTTGCCACATCCTTATGCCAAAGAACTCCTGTATGACCTCCAAATGGTATTAACACTCTATTTGAAAATGTTTTTCTTATATAATTCAAATCTTCTTCTGCAAGCAAAATATCATCTGTTGAAGTAATAAATATAATATTTTTATTATTTCTATTAATAAAATCCTGACTATTTTTTAAGTCAAATTCATTTATAAAATCATTAAAATCAAGATTAGGATTTTTATATTTTTTCAAATATGGATATAAAATTTCCTTTGCATATTCATCAAATGAAACTGATAATCCCTCTCTAAATTCATTAGACACAGAATCAAATCTCTTGTATGATTTTTTATCTGAAAGTCTTCCCACAGCATTATGCCCGCTAAATACTTCCCCCGCAAAAGTCATATTTGCCGAATAAAATCTAAATAACAGTCCTGTAAGCATTTCAAAGTCCTTTTCTCCAAGCCCTACTTTTCCTAATGAAGTCGTCAAATTTGAAAACTCAATATCTTTTATTTGTATTGATTTATCGTACATAAGTCTACTAAATATAGTATCCATATA
It encodes:
- a CDS encoding MlaA family lipoprotein, yielding MARENKLLILGAMFAVAVVGQAELMEIKNEDTVMFLEESNKEADDSLFIEFVDGKTPYTPDKSIGLVKKTNIETKKNKPDTNKYIAFEQDGYGVLAENLEELDEDYIISSQVFQLTGINDSMEPFNRRMYAFNTQFDRKIAYPASRIYASVVPSPIRKGISNFYSNFSEIPTFVNSILQLKPGKAANALGRFVVNSTVGLLGVTDVAKNIGMKRDSETMGDTLGHYGIGAGSFLVLPGLGPSTLRDTVGSMADSAIEGAVRGAAEKKLFFDTGVFDKNVYGFVRPAVTGLNARSMLSIKYGDLNSPFEYDLVKALYYNYRKIQVIK
- the yqeH gene encoding ribosome biogenesis GTPase YqeH, encoding MIKKKCIGCGIELQFEDKNKEGYVPEEKFLMHDNLLCQRCFKIKNYGENLVNNFGREDYLKEVSESVKKSDIILPIFDIIDFEGSFTEEILDFLRDYRSIILVNKIDLMPDFIHPAEISNWIKDRLAEEDIVPDDIAFISAKSKYGINGIIRKIKNIFPNKNVKATVLGVSNVGKSSVINLLLGNNRITTSKYSGTTLKSINNKIPNSEITIIDTPGLIPDGRVSDFISAESGLKLVPAGEISRKTFKLEENQVFMFDAFCRFKVLGNELLESGSKPIFSAYTSKSVKFHVTREERVKDLLNGSFFEILQESEKENYFKNEFVNCEVEIEENEELAIAGLGWINVKRGPLKIKLEIPKQVKVIVRPSIFKNKK
- a CDS encoding MBL fold metallo-hydrolase; translation: MKFSSLGSGSSGNSSYIEMGNKKFLVDAGFSGKKIAEKLNNIEKKIEDITGIFVTHEHSDHIQGLGVVSRKYDIPIYLHEMTYGVIKEKIGKIDKKNLNFIREDKTVIGNCVINNFEVMHDAKKCLGYTFEYEGKKLSYASDVGCVNNIIKENLKNSDVIVLESNYDYNMLMTGPYHWELKNRVKGRNGHLSNAEASKLIAQVLNEKLKKIYLMHISKDNNTPELAYNSLYEILERENKSHLEIEIIDEEGTGIYKI
- a CDS encoding tyrosine-type recombinase/integrase, with the translated sequence MEDVINDELTKKNNKDVQEIRKNENLVMYVDKFLYYEEVILGKSFNTIRGYRRDLLQFMEYLEEYEEIHNFEEIEMMTFRSFIAYLNSPKRLEKDENTKDTKTSNKKAKLKPVSKRSINRKISALRTFFKYLQEIKVIETNKASYINVPKFEKELPNVINRDDLNRLRHVISTEKITGIRDRLIIELLYSSGLRSIELINLSEFIIDIEEREIRVIGKGTKERITFFSENAKKWLIKYIEEKKKQYANYTREVLIVNSKGKKLTTRSLRRLISAHAHEAGIEKEITPHVFRHSFATELLNNGVDIRYLQELLGHSSIAVTQVYTHVSKSLLRDIYMSTHPLAKE
- the rph gene encoding ribonuclease PH translates to MRNNNRKNDEMREVKVTKNYIIHPEGSVLIEFGNTKVICNATIEDKIPRWLKGTNSGWITAEYSMLPRATHTRVQRESAKGKLGGRTMEIQRLIGRALRAVIDLEKLGERTVMIDCDVIQADGGTRTASITGAYLALELAVEKLIDQGKLKEIPIKSKVAAISVGKVHNELLLDLEYEEDSRADVDMNIVMNDKGEFIELQGTGEEATFTQAELLKFIELSKNAFDKLFSL
- the glyA gene encoding serine hydroxymethyltransferase, with the protein product MSYIKDVDLEVYNAISEEEKRQEEGIELIASENFVSKAVMEAAGSVFTNKYAEGYPGKRYYGGCVNADVVESLAIERLKKIFGAKYANVQPHSGSQANMGVYVGLLNAGDKILGMSLSAGGHLTHGYKINFSGKNYIGLEYGLNPETELIDYEAVREIALREKPKMIVAGASAYSRIIDFKKFREIADEIGAYLMVDMAHIAGLVAAGLHPNPLEYADVVTSTTHKTLRGPRGGVILTNNEEIAKKIDKTIFPGIQGGPLVHIIAAKAVAFKEALSLEYKKYQEQVAKNAKVLSEELVKGGLRIVSGGTDNHLMLVDLRPMGVTGKLAEAKLEEAGITCNKNAIPNDPEKPFVTSGIRLGTPAITTRGFKEDETRQVAQFILTVLGNINDSEKIAQVKEQVFKLTEKFPLYKGK
- the ychF gene encoding redox-regulated ATPase YchF; its protein translation is MIGIGIVGLPNVGKSTLFNAITKTQNAEAANYPFATIEPNVGLVSVPDPRLKELEKIINPERTVGATVEFVDIAGLVKGASKGEGLGNQFLSNIRNTAAICQVVRCFDDDNIIHVEGSVDPIRDIETINAELIFADLETVERAIQKNQKLARGGNAEGKELLAVLERCKAHLEEFKLLKTLEFTQREEELIKVYQFLTVKPMMFAANISEDDLTSGTENDYVKKVREFAKQYDSEVVTFSAKVEAELIEIEDEEERQMFIDELGIKEPSLNRLIRAGFKLLGLITYFTAGVKEVRAWTIKQGTNAQKSASEIHTDIEKGFIRAEVVSFDKFIELNGWNGSKEKGAMRLEGKEYIVQDGDVMFFRFNV
- a CDS encoding uracil-DNA glycosylase, giving the protein MWNDLKLEIDICTKCILEKTRINPIVGEGNEKAEVLFVLDSVSEEEDIKQQLLNDKNGKYFKRFLEYSKLDLKKCYFTTLTKCSSHGNLIEQESILQCNEFLITQIALINPKYIVTVGERATRSLLENDEKEDIKDLVGKVFDFYGEIKIVPIYDISYLFKATDKEKWKLIKILEKL